A genome region from Pseudorca crassidens isolate mPseCra1 chromosome 20, mPseCra1.hap1, whole genome shotgun sequence includes the following:
- the FGF21 gene encoding fibroblast growth factor 21: protein MGWDKTKLEHLGLWVPVLAVLLGPCQAHPIPDSSPLLQFGGQVRQRYLYTDDAQETEAHLEIRADGTVVGTARRSPESLLELKALKPGVIQILGVKTSRFLCQGPEGRLYGSLHFNPQACSFRELLLEDGYNVYQSEALGIPLRLPPHRSSNWDLAPRGPARFLPLPGFLPPPLEPPGILAPEPPNVGSSDPLSMVGPSHGRSPSYTS, encoded by the exons ATGGGCTGGGACAAGACCAAACTCGAGCACCTGGGACTGTGGGTCCCTGTGCTAGCTGTCCTGCTGGGACCCTGCCAGGCACATCCCATTCCTGactccagccccctcctccaaTTTGGGGGCCAAGTCCGCCAGCGATACCTCTACACGGATGACGCCCAGGAGACGGAGGCCCACCTGGAGATCAGGGCTGATGGCACAGTGGTGGGGACGGCCCGCCGGAGCCCCGAAA GTCTTCTGGAGCTGAAAGCCCTAAAGCCAGGGGTCATTCAAATCTTGGGAGTTAAAACATCCAGGTTCCTGTGCCAGGGGCCAGAGGGGAGGCTGTATGGATCG CTCCACTTCAACCCCCAGGCCTGCAGCTTCCGGGAGCTGCTTCTTGAGGATGGATACAACGTTTACCAGTCTGAGGCTCTTGGCATTCCCCTCCGCCTGCCCCCGCACCGCTCCTCCAACTGGGACCTGGCCCCCCGGGGACCTGCTCGCTTCCTGCCACTGCCAGGCTTCCTCCCGccacccctggagcctccagggaTCTTGGCCCCCGAGCCTCCCAACGTAGGTTCCTCGGACCCCTTGAGCATGGTGGGACCTTCACATGGCCGAAGCCCCAGCTACACTTCCTGA
- the FUT1 gene encoding galactoside alpha-(1,2)-fucosyltransferase 1 isoform X2, whose translation MVGSLESQVQFLGLCFLEWSLLHPDPQLLLLQETRSPIQAWTSSLSCSTWPVASCHLPGGLCPSHTGSLRKKLGEHCPTSVDLTAWESEIPRSMWAPRLRHLCLTFLLTCVFTSIFFFHIRQDLFHNGLGLSALCPDRNPVTSPVAIICLSGTPINPNAPFSCPKHPASLSGTWTIYPNGRLGNQMGQYATLLALAQLNGRQAFIQPAMHATLAPMFRITLPVLAPEVNSRTPWRELELHDWMSEEYAQLKEPWLKLSGFPCSWTFFHHLREQIRSEFTLHDHLRREAQSLLSQLRLSRTGDRPSTFVGVHVRRGDYVKVMPYHWKGVVGDRAYLQQAMDWFRARHEAPIFVVTSNGMEWCRENIDTSRGDVTFTGDGQEDVPSKDFALLTQCNHTIMTIGTFGFWAAYLAGGDTVYLANFTLPNSSFLNIFKPKAAFLPEWVGINADLTPLQMLAEH comes from the exons ATGGTCGGATCTCTAGAGAGTCAAGTCCAATTCCTGGGTCTTTGCTTTCTTGAATG GAGTCtcctccaccccgacccccaaCTCCTGCTTCTCCAGGAAACAAGATCCCCCATCCAGGCCTGGACCTCCAGCCTCTCATGTTCTACTTGGCCCGTTGCTTCCTGCCACCTCCCTGGTGGACTCTGCCCCTCACACACAGGTTCACTGAGAAAGAAGTTGGGGGAACACTGTCCAACGTCAGTGGACCTTACAGCCTGGGAGAGTGAAATTCCAAGAT CCATGTGGGCACCCAGGCTCCGTCACCTCTGTCTGACCTTCCTGCTAACCTGTGTTTTTACCTCAATCTTCTTCTTCCACATCCGCCAAGACCTCTTTCACAATGGCTTAGGCCTGTCTGCCCTATGTCCAGACCGTAACCCAGTGACATCCCCTGTGGCCATCATCTGCCTGTCGGGCACACCCATAAACCCCAACGCCCCTTTTTCCTGTCCCAAGCATCCTGCTTCCCTCTCAGGAACCTGGACTATCTACCCAAACGGCCGGCTTGGGAACCAGATGGGGCAGTACGCCACGCTGCTGGCCCTGGCCCAGCTCAACGGCCGCCAGGCCTTCATCCAGCCTGCCATGCACGCCACCCTGGCCCCCATGTTCCGCATCACCCTGCCCGTGCTGGCGCCTGAGGTGAACAGCCGTACACCTTGGCGGGAGCTGGAGCTTCACGACTGGATGTCGGAGGAGTACGCCCAACTGAAGGAGCCCTGGCTGAAGCTCAGCGGTTTCCCCTGCTCCTGGACTTTCTTCCATCATCTCCGGGAACAGATCCGCAGTGAGTTCACACTGCACGACCACCTTCGGCGAGAGGCCCAGAGTTTACTGAGTCAGCTCCGGCTCAGCCGCACGGGGGACCGCCCGAGCACTTTCGTGGGTGTCCACGTGCGCCGTGGGGACTACGTGAAGGTGATGCCCTATCACTGGAAGGGTGTAGTGGGTGATCGCGCTTACCTCCAGCAGGCTATGGACTGGTTCCGGGCCCGGCATGAAGCCCCGATCTTTGTGGTCACCAGCAACGGCATggagtggtgccgggaaaacatCGACACCTCCCGGGGGGATGTGACCTTCACTGGCGATGGGCAAGAAGATGTCCCCAGCAAGGACTTTGCGCTGCTCACACAATGCAACCACACCATCATGACTATTGGCACCTTTGGCTTCTGGGCCGCCTACCTGGCTGGTGGAGACACCGTCTACCTGGCCAACTTTACCCTGCCTAACTCCAGCTTCCTGAATATCTTTAAACCCAAGGCCGCCTTCCTGCCTGAGTGGGTGGGCATTAATGCAGACTTGACTCCACTCCAGATGTTGGCTGAGCACTGA
- the FUT1 gene encoding galactoside alpha-(1,2)-fucosyltransferase 1 isoform X3 has translation MWAALGAGTLRSRQADCGAQETRSPIQAWTSSLSCSTWPVASCHLPGGLCPSHTGSLRKKLGEHCPTSVDLTAWESEIPRSMWAPRLRHLCLTFLLTCVFTSIFFFHIRQDLFHNGLGLSALCPDRNPVTSPVAIICLSGTPINPNAPFSCPKHPASLSGTWTIYPNGRLGNQMGQYATLLALAQLNGRQAFIQPAMHATLAPMFRITLPVLAPEVNSRTPWRELELHDWMSEEYAQLKEPWLKLSGFPCSWTFFHHLREQIRSEFTLHDHLRREAQSLLSQLRLSRTGDRPSTFVGVHVRRGDYVKVMPYHWKGVVGDRAYLQQAMDWFRARHEAPIFVVTSNGMEWCRENIDTSRGDVTFTGDGQEDVPSKDFALLTQCNHTIMTIGTFGFWAAYLAGGDTVYLANFTLPNSSFLNIFKPKAAFLPEWVGINADLTPLQMLAEH, from the exons ATGTGGGCTGCACTTGGAGCCGGAACGCTCCGTTCACGCCAAGCTGACTGTGGAGCTCAG GAAACAAGATCCCCCATCCAGGCCTGGACCTCCAGCCTCTCATGTTCTACTTGGCCCGTTGCTTCCTGCCACCTCCCTGGTGGACTCTGCCCCTCACACACAGGTTCACTGAGAAAGAAGTTGGGGGAACACTGTCCAACGTCAGTGGACCTTACAGCCTGGGAGAGTGAAATTCCAAGAT CCATGTGGGCACCCAGGCTCCGTCACCTCTGTCTGACCTTCCTGCTAACCTGTGTTTTTACCTCAATCTTCTTCTTCCACATCCGCCAAGACCTCTTTCACAATGGCTTAGGCCTGTCTGCCCTATGTCCAGACCGTAACCCAGTGACATCCCCTGTGGCCATCATCTGCCTGTCGGGCACACCCATAAACCCCAACGCCCCTTTTTCCTGTCCCAAGCATCCTGCTTCCCTCTCAGGAACCTGGACTATCTACCCAAACGGCCGGCTTGGGAACCAGATGGGGCAGTACGCCACGCTGCTGGCCCTGGCCCAGCTCAACGGCCGCCAGGCCTTCATCCAGCCTGCCATGCACGCCACCCTGGCCCCCATGTTCCGCATCACCCTGCCCGTGCTGGCGCCTGAGGTGAACAGCCGTACACCTTGGCGGGAGCTGGAGCTTCACGACTGGATGTCGGAGGAGTACGCCCAACTGAAGGAGCCCTGGCTGAAGCTCAGCGGTTTCCCCTGCTCCTGGACTTTCTTCCATCATCTCCGGGAACAGATCCGCAGTGAGTTCACACTGCACGACCACCTTCGGCGAGAGGCCCAGAGTTTACTGAGTCAGCTCCGGCTCAGCCGCACGGGGGACCGCCCGAGCACTTTCGTGGGTGTCCACGTGCGCCGTGGGGACTACGTGAAGGTGATGCCCTATCACTGGAAGGGTGTAGTGGGTGATCGCGCTTACCTCCAGCAGGCTATGGACTGGTTCCGGGCCCGGCATGAAGCCCCGATCTTTGTGGTCACCAGCAACGGCATggagtggtgccgggaaaacatCGACACCTCCCGGGGGGATGTGACCTTCACTGGCGATGGGCAAGAAGATGTCCCCAGCAAGGACTTTGCGCTGCTCACACAATGCAACCACACCATCATGACTATTGGCACCTTTGGCTTCTGGGCCGCCTACCTGGCTGGTGGAGACACCGTCTACCTGGCCAACTTTACCCTGCCTAACTCCAGCTTCCTGAATATCTTTAAACCCAAGGCCGCCTTCCTGCCTGAGTGGGTGGGCATTAATGCAGACTTGACTCCACTCCAGATGTTGGCTGAGCACTGA
- the FUT1 gene encoding galactoside alpha-(1,2)-fucosyltransferase 1 isoform X1, translating into MWAPRLRHLCLTFLLTCVFTSIFFFHIRQDLFHNGLGLSALCPDRNPVTSPVAIICLSGTPINPNAPFSCPKHPASLSGTWTIYPNGRLGNQMGQYATLLALAQLNGRQAFIQPAMHATLAPMFRITLPVLAPEVNSRTPWRELELHDWMSEEYAQLKEPWLKLSGFPCSWTFFHHLREQIRSEFTLHDHLRREAQSLLSQLRLSRTGDRPSTFVGVHVRRGDYVKVMPYHWKGVVGDRAYLQQAMDWFRARHEAPIFVVTSNGMEWCRENIDTSRGDVTFTGDGQEDVPSKDFALLTQCNHTIMTIGTFGFWAAYLAGGDTVYLANFTLPNSSFLNIFKPKAAFLPEWVGINADLTPLQMLAEH; encoded by the coding sequence ATGTGGGCACCCAGGCTCCGTCACCTCTGTCTGACCTTCCTGCTAACCTGTGTTTTTACCTCAATCTTCTTCTTCCACATCCGCCAAGACCTCTTTCACAATGGCTTAGGCCTGTCTGCCCTATGTCCAGACCGTAACCCAGTGACATCCCCTGTGGCCATCATCTGCCTGTCGGGCACACCCATAAACCCCAACGCCCCTTTTTCCTGTCCCAAGCATCCTGCTTCCCTCTCAGGAACCTGGACTATCTACCCAAACGGCCGGCTTGGGAACCAGATGGGGCAGTACGCCACGCTGCTGGCCCTGGCCCAGCTCAACGGCCGCCAGGCCTTCATCCAGCCTGCCATGCACGCCACCCTGGCCCCCATGTTCCGCATCACCCTGCCCGTGCTGGCGCCTGAGGTGAACAGCCGTACACCTTGGCGGGAGCTGGAGCTTCACGACTGGATGTCGGAGGAGTACGCCCAACTGAAGGAGCCCTGGCTGAAGCTCAGCGGTTTCCCCTGCTCCTGGACTTTCTTCCATCATCTCCGGGAACAGATCCGCAGTGAGTTCACACTGCACGACCACCTTCGGCGAGAGGCCCAGAGTTTACTGAGTCAGCTCCGGCTCAGCCGCACGGGGGACCGCCCGAGCACTTTCGTGGGTGTCCACGTGCGCCGTGGGGACTACGTGAAGGTGATGCCCTATCACTGGAAGGGTGTAGTGGGTGATCGCGCTTACCTCCAGCAGGCTATGGACTGGTTCCGGGCCCGGCATGAAGCCCCGATCTTTGTGGTCACCAGCAACGGCATggagtggtgccgggaaaacatCGACACCTCCCGGGGGGATGTGACCTTCACTGGCGATGGGCAAGAAGATGTCCCCAGCAAGGACTTTGCGCTGCTCACACAATGCAACCACACCATCATGACTATTGGCACCTTTGGCTTCTGGGCCGCCTACCTGGCTGGTGGAGACACCGTCTACCTGGCCAACTTTACCCTGCCTAACTCCAGCTTCCTGAATATCTTTAAACCCAAGGCCGCCTTCCTGCCTGAGTGGGTGGGCATTAATGCAGACTTGACTCCACTCCAGATGTTGGCTGAGCACTGA